In Callithrix jacchus isolate 240 chromosome 18, calJac240_pri, whole genome shotgun sequence, one DNA window encodes the following:
- the LRRC71 gene encoding leucine-rich repeat-containing protein 71 isoform X17 encodes MSSEQSAPGSSLRAPRPGTQKSSGTVIKKGERAAKEKPATVLPPVGEEEPKNPEEYQCSGVLEIDFAELCMRSGYTDFPKVVNRPRPHPPFVPSTSLSEKVTPEDPQLSGSCSLNSLETKYVFFRPTIQVELEQEDSKSVKEIYIRGWKVEERILGIFSKCLPPLTQLQAINLWKVGLTDKTLTTFIDLLHLCSSTLRKVSLEGNPLLEQSYHKLMASDSTIAHLSLRNNNIDDRGAQLLGQALSTLHSCNRTLVSLNLGFNHIGDEGAGYIADGLRLNRSLLWLSLAHNRIQDKGALKLAEVLRPFELTHTEVVERRRLLLEKGTQEHSRSPSSSRHGDSKTDREKSQTVGISNSALVDKTDKTQPMKTPKGLGKKKEKSWELTKKEERSGAGQSPTQGIPKKEDATKAGKGKVIIPEQKPSRIKGIKIGSREKRSILPESGQEKNCFAPQCPAYAKLQELMLPRGPIKVKLREDEAMAFFP; translated from the exons ATGTCGAGCGAGCAGAGCGCCCCAGGGTCCTCGCTGAGGGCCCCGCGTCCGGGGACCCAGAAGTCGTCTGGCACGGTGATCAAAAAGGGAGAGCGCGCGGCCAAAGAGAAGCCAGCGACCGTTCTGCCTCCCGTGGGCGAGGAGGAGCCCAAAAACCCTG AGGAGTACCAGTGCTCAGGGGTCCTCGAGATCGACTTCGCCGAGCTCTGCATGCGGTCGGGCTACACGGACTTCCCTAAAGTTGTCAACCGGCCCCGCCCTCACCCGCCTTTTGTCCCCTCCACCTCTTTGTCGGAAAAGGTCACCCCAG AAGACCCACAGCTGTCCGGGTCCTGCAGCCTTAACAGTCTGGAGACCAAATACGTGTTTTTCCGGCCCACCATCCAGGtggagctggagcaggaggacAGCAAGTCGGTGAAAGAAATCTACATCCGCG GTTGGAAGGTTGAGGAACGGATTCTGGGTATTTTCTCTAAATGCCTGCCCCCGCTCACCCAGCTACAGGCCATCAA CTTGTGGAAGGTGGGGTTGACTGATAAGACCCTGACCACCTTCATCGACCTCCTGCATCTCTGCTCATCCACACTCAG GAAGGTGTCTCTGGAGGGGAACCCACTTCTGGAGCAGTCCTATCACAAGCTCATGGCCTCGGACAGCAC GATCGCGCACTTGTCTCTGCGTAACAACAACATCGATGACCGCGGGGCGCAACTCCTGGGCCAGGCGCTGTCCACGCTGCACAGCTGCAACCGGACCCTTGTCTCGCTCAACCTGGGCTTTAACCACATTGGGGACGAGGGCGCGGGCTACATCGCCGAC GGACTCCGGCTGAACCGTTCCCTGCTCTGGCTGTCCCTGGCCCACAACCGCATCCAGGACAAGGGCGCCCTGAAGCTGGCGGAG GTCCTGCGACCCTTCGAGCTGACGCACACCGAGGTGGTGGAGCGCCGGCGCCTCCTGCTGGAGAAAGGGACGCAGGAGCACTCGCGATCG CCCTCCTCCTCGAGACATGGGGACTCCAAAACAGACCGTGAGAAGAGTCAGACGGTAGGGATCAGCAACAGCGCATTGGTGGACAAGACAGACAAGACGCAGCCAATGAAAACCCCTAAGGGCCTGggcaagaaaaaggagaaatcatGG GAATTGACCAAGAAAGAGGAGAGGTCAGGGGCTGGGCAGTCACCCACACAAGGAATCCCTAAGAAAGAAGATGCCACAAAAGCAGGAAAGGGGA AGGTAATCATCCCTGAGCAGAAGCCAAGCAGGATAAAAGGGATCAAGATTGGGAGCAGAGAGAAGCGCAGCATCCTCCCGGAGTCGGGACAAGAG aAAAATTGCTTCGCTCCACAATGTCCTGCATACGCCAAGCTCCAGGAACTGATGTTGCCAAGGGGCCCCATTAAGGTCAAGCTCAGGGAGGACGAGGCCATGGCGTTCTTCCCCTAG
- the LRRC71 gene encoding leucine-rich repeat-containing protein 71 isoform X6 yields the protein MSSEQSAPGSSLRAPRPGTQKSSGTVIKKGERAAKEKPATVLPPVGEEEPKNPEEYQCSGVLEIDFAELCMRSGYTDFPKVVNRPRPHPPFVPSTSLSEKVTPEDPQLSGSCSLNSLETKYVFFRPTIQVELEQEDSKSVKEIYIRGWKVEERILGIFSKCLPPLTQLQAINLWKVGLTDKTLTTFIDLLHLCSSTLRKVSLEGNPLLEQSYHKLMASDSTIAHLSLRNNNIDDRGAQLLGQALSTLHSCNRTLVSLNLGFNHIGDEGAGYIADGLRLNRSLLWLSLAHNRIQDKGALKLAEVLRPFELTHTEVVERRRLLLEKGTQEHSRSPSSSRHGDSKTDREKSQTVGISNSALVDKTDKTQPMKTPKGLGKKKEKSWELTKKEERSGAGQSPTQGIPKKEDATKAGKGKVIIPEQKPSRIKGIKIGSREKRSILPESGQEHLGQSLEYSQQSKHQLVVEATEVINPLLEPVEHRAGKVFMPGNKVLLHLNLLRNRITEVGLEGFLATMQHQVQFSKAKSVSKGPVGLLWLSLAKNCFAPQCPAYAKLQELMLPRGPIKVKLREDEAMAFFP from the exons ATGTCGAGCGAGCAGAGCGCCCCAGGGTCCTCGCTGAGGGCCCCGCGTCCGGGGACCCAGAAGTCGTCTGGCACGGTGATCAAAAAGGGAGAGCGCGCGGCCAAAGAGAAGCCAGCGACCGTTCTGCCTCCCGTGGGCGAGGAGGAGCCCAAAAACCCTG AGGAGTACCAGTGCTCAGGGGTCCTCGAGATCGACTTCGCCGAGCTCTGCATGCGGTCGGGCTACACGGACTTCCCTAAAGTTGTCAACCGGCCCCGCCCTCACCCGCCTTTTGTCCCCTCCACCTCTTTGTCGGAAAAGGTCACCCCAG AAGACCCACAGCTGTCCGGGTCCTGCAGCCTTAACAGTCTGGAGACCAAATACGTGTTTTTCCGGCCCACCATCCAGGtggagctggagcaggaggacAGCAAGTCGGTGAAAGAAATCTACATCCGCG GTTGGAAGGTTGAGGAACGGATTCTGGGTATTTTCTCTAAATGCCTGCCCCCGCTCACCCAGCTACAGGCCATCAA CTTGTGGAAGGTGGGGTTGACTGATAAGACCCTGACCACCTTCATCGACCTCCTGCATCTCTGCTCATCCACACTCAG GAAGGTGTCTCTGGAGGGGAACCCACTTCTGGAGCAGTCCTATCACAAGCTCATGGCCTCGGACAGCAC GATCGCGCACTTGTCTCTGCGTAACAACAACATCGATGACCGCGGGGCGCAACTCCTGGGCCAGGCGCTGTCCACGCTGCACAGCTGCAACCGGACCCTTGTCTCGCTCAACCTGGGCTTTAACCACATTGGGGACGAGGGCGCGGGCTACATCGCCGAC GGACTCCGGCTGAACCGTTCCCTGCTCTGGCTGTCCCTGGCCCACAACCGCATCCAGGACAAGGGCGCCCTGAAGCTGGCGGAG GTCCTGCGACCCTTCGAGCTGACGCACACCGAGGTGGTGGAGCGCCGGCGCCTCCTGCTGGAGAAAGGGACGCAGGAGCACTCGCGATCG CCCTCCTCCTCGAGACATGGGGACTCCAAAACAGACCGTGAGAAGAGTCAGACGGTAGGGATCAGCAACAGCGCATTGGTGGACAAGACAGACAAGACGCAGCCAATGAAAACCCCTAAGGGCCTGggcaagaaaaaggagaaatcatGG GAATTGACCAAGAAAGAGGAGAGGTCAGGGGCTGGGCAGTCACCCACACAAGGAATCCCTAAGAAAGAAGATGCCACAAAAGCAGGAAAGGGGA AGGTAATCATCCCTGAGCAGAAGCCAAGCAGGATAAAAGGGATCAAGATTGGGAGCAGAGAGAAGCGCAGCATCCTCCCGGAGTCGGGACAAGAG cacctaggaCAAAGCCTGGAGTATAGCCAGCAGTCAAAACat CAGCTGGTTGTTGAGGCTACTGAGGTGATCAACCCTCTCCTGGAGCCAGTGGAGCACCGAGCTGGGAAAGTTTTCATGCCTGGGAACAAGGTCCTTTTGCACCTCAACCTCCTCC GGAACCGCATCACAGAGGTGGGGCTGGAGGGCTTCCTCGCCACGATGCAGCACCAGGTGCAGTTCTCCAAGGCCAAGAGTGTGTCCAAGGGTCCAGTGGGGCTGCTGTGGCTGTCCCTGGCT aAAAATTGCTTCGCTCCACAATGTCCTGCATACGCCAAGCTCCAGGAACTGATGTTGCCAAGGGGCCCCATTAAGGTCAAGCTCAGGGAGGACGAGGCCATGGCGTTCTTCCCCTAG
- the LRRC71 gene encoding leucine-rich repeat-containing protein 71 isoform X11 yields the protein MSSEQSAPGSSLRAPRPGTQKSSGTVIKKGERAAKEKPATVLPPVGEEEPKNPEEYQCSGVLEIDFAELCMRSGYTDFPKVVNRPRPHPPFVPSTSLSEKVTPEDPQLSGSCSLNSLETKYVFFRPTIQVELEQEDSKSVKEIYIRGWKVEERILGIFSKCLPPLTQLQAINLWKVGLTDKTLTTFIDLLHLCSSTLRKVSLEGNPLLEQSYHKLMASDSTIAHLSLRNNNIDDRGAQLLGQALSTLHSCNRTLVSLNLGFNHIGDEGAGYIADGLRLNRSLLWLSLAHNRIQDKGALKLAEVLRPFELTHTEVVERRRLLLEKGTQEHSRSPSSSRHGDSKTDREKSQTVGISNSALVDKTDKTQPMKTPKGLGKKKEKSWELTKKEERSGAGQSPTQGIPKKEDATKAGKGKVIIPEQKPSRIKGIKIGSREKRSILPESGQELVVEATEVINPLLEPVEHRAGKVFMPGNKVLLHLNLLRNRITEVGLEGFLATMQHQVQFSKAKSVSKGPVGLLWLSLAKNCFAPQCPAYAKLQELMLPRGPIKVKLREDEAMAFFP from the exons ATGTCGAGCGAGCAGAGCGCCCCAGGGTCCTCGCTGAGGGCCCCGCGTCCGGGGACCCAGAAGTCGTCTGGCACGGTGATCAAAAAGGGAGAGCGCGCGGCCAAAGAGAAGCCAGCGACCGTTCTGCCTCCCGTGGGCGAGGAGGAGCCCAAAAACCCTG AGGAGTACCAGTGCTCAGGGGTCCTCGAGATCGACTTCGCCGAGCTCTGCATGCGGTCGGGCTACACGGACTTCCCTAAAGTTGTCAACCGGCCCCGCCCTCACCCGCCTTTTGTCCCCTCCACCTCTTTGTCGGAAAAGGTCACCCCAG AAGACCCACAGCTGTCCGGGTCCTGCAGCCTTAACAGTCTGGAGACCAAATACGTGTTTTTCCGGCCCACCATCCAGGtggagctggagcaggaggacAGCAAGTCGGTGAAAGAAATCTACATCCGCG GTTGGAAGGTTGAGGAACGGATTCTGGGTATTTTCTCTAAATGCCTGCCCCCGCTCACCCAGCTACAGGCCATCAA CTTGTGGAAGGTGGGGTTGACTGATAAGACCCTGACCACCTTCATCGACCTCCTGCATCTCTGCTCATCCACACTCAG GAAGGTGTCTCTGGAGGGGAACCCACTTCTGGAGCAGTCCTATCACAAGCTCATGGCCTCGGACAGCAC GATCGCGCACTTGTCTCTGCGTAACAACAACATCGATGACCGCGGGGCGCAACTCCTGGGCCAGGCGCTGTCCACGCTGCACAGCTGCAACCGGACCCTTGTCTCGCTCAACCTGGGCTTTAACCACATTGGGGACGAGGGCGCGGGCTACATCGCCGAC GGACTCCGGCTGAACCGTTCCCTGCTCTGGCTGTCCCTGGCCCACAACCGCATCCAGGACAAGGGCGCCCTGAAGCTGGCGGAG GTCCTGCGACCCTTCGAGCTGACGCACACCGAGGTGGTGGAGCGCCGGCGCCTCCTGCTGGAGAAAGGGACGCAGGAGCACTCGCGATCG CCCTCCTCCTCGAGACATGGGGACTCCAAAACAGACCGTGAGAAGAGTCAGACGGTAGGGATCAGCAACAGCGCATTGGTGGACAAGACAGACAAGACGCAGCCAATGAAAACCCCTAAGGGCCTGggcaagaaaaaggagaaatcatGG GAATTGACCAAGAAAGAGGAGAGGTCAGGGGCTGGGCAGTCACCCACACAAGGAATCCCTAAGAAAGAAGATGCCACAAAAGCAGGAAAGGGGA AGGTAATCATCCCTGAGCAGAAGCCAAGCAGGATAAAAGGGATCAAGATTGGGAGCAGAGAGAAGCGCAGCATCCTCCCGGAGTCGGGACAAGAG CTGGTTGTTGAGGCTACTGAGGTGATCAACCCTCTCCTGGAGCCAGTGGAGCACCGAGCTGGGAAAGTTTTCATGCCTGGGAACAAGGTCCTTTTGCACCTCAACCTCCTCC GGAACCGCATCACAGAGGTGGGGCTGGAGGGCTTCCTCGCCACGATGCAGCACCAGGTGCAGTTCTCCAAGGCCAAGAGTGTGTCCAAGGGTCCAGTGGGGCTGCTGTGGCTGTCCCTGGCT aAAAATTGCTTCGCTCCACAATGTCCTGCATACGCCAAGCTCCAGGAACTGATGTTGCCAAGGGGCCCCATTAAGGTCAAGCTCAGGGAGGACGAGGCCATGGCGTTCTTCCCCTAG
- the LRRC71 gene encoding leucine-rich repeat-containing protein 71 isoform X10: MSSEQSAPGSSLRAPRPGTQKSSGTVIKKGERAAKEKPATVLPPVGEEEPKNPEEYQCSGVLEIDFAELCMRSGYTDFPKVVNRPRPHPPFVPSTSLSEKVTPEDPQLSGSCSLNSLETKYVFFRPTIQVELEQEDSKSVKEIYIRGWKVEERILGIFSKCLPPLTQLQAINLWKVGLTDKTLTTFIDLLHLCSSTLRKVSLEGNPLLEQSYHKLMASDSTIAHLSLRNNNIDDRGAQLLGQALSTLHSCNRTLVSLNLGFNHIGDEGAGYIADGLRLNRSLLWLSLAHNRIQDKGALKLAEVLRPFELTHTEVVERRRLLLEKGTQEHSRSPSSSRHGDSKTDREKSQTVGISNSALVDKTDKTQPMKTPKGLGKKKEKSWELTKKEERSGAGQSPTQGIPKKEDATKAGKGKVIIPEQKPSRIKGIKIGSREKRSILPESGQEQLVVEATEVINPLLEPVEHRAGKVFMPGNKVLLHLNLLRNRITEVGLEGFLATMQHQVQFSKAKSVSKGPVGLLWLSLAKNCFAPQCPAYAKLQELMLPRGPIKVKLREDEAMAFFP, from the exons ATGTCGAGCGAGCAGAGCGCCCCAGGGTCCTCGCTGAGGGCCCCGCGTCCGGGGACCCAGAAGTCGTCTGGCACGGTGATCAAAAAGGGAGAGCGCGCGGCCAAAGAGAAGCCAGCGACCGTTCTGCCTCCCGTGGGCGAGGAGGAGCCCAAAAACCCTG AGGAGTACCAGTGCTCAGGGGTCCTCGAGATCGACTTCGCCGAGCTCTGCATGCGGTCGGGCTACACGGACTTCCCTAAAGTTGTCAACCGGCCCCGCCCTCACCCGCCTTTTGTCCCCTCCACCTCTTTGTCGGAAAAGGTCACCCCAG AAGACCCACAGCTGTCCGGGTCCTGCAGCCTTAACAGTCTGGAGACCAAATACGTGTTTTTCCGGCCCACCATCCAGGtggagctggagcaggaggacAGCAAGTCGGTGAAAGAAATCTACATCCGCG GTTGGAAGGTTGAGGAACGGATTCTGGGTATTTTCTCTAAATGCCTGCCCCCGCTCACCCAGCTACAGGCCATCAA CTTGTGGAAGGTGGGGTTGACTGATAAGACCCTGACCACCTTCATCGACCTCCTGCATCTCTGCTCATCCACACTCAG GAAGGTGTCTCTGGAGGGGAACCCACTTCTGGAGCAGTCCTATCACAAGCTCATGGCCTCGGACAGCAC GATCGCGCACTTGTCTCTGCGTAACAACAACATCGATGACCGCGGGGCGCAACTCCTGGGCCAGGCGCTGTCCACGCTGCACAGCTGCAACCGGACCCTTGTCTCGCTCAACCTGGGCTTTAACCACATTGGGGACGAGGGCGCGGGCTACATCGCCGAC GGACTCCGGCTGAACCGTTCCCTGCTCTGGCTGTCCCTGGCCCACAACCGCATCCAGGACAAGGGCGCCCTGAAGCTGGCGGAG GTCCTGCGACCCTTCGAGCTGACGCACACCGAGGTGGTGGAGCGCCGGCGCCTCCTGCTGGAGAAAGGGACGCAGGAGCACTCGCGATCG CCCTCCTCCTCGAGACATGGGGACTCCAAAACAGACCGTGAGAAGAGTCAGACGGTAGGGATCAGCAACAGCGCATTGGTGGACAAGACAGACAAGACGCAGCCAATGAAAACCCCTAAGGGCCTGggcaagaaaaaggagaaatcatGG GAATTGACCAAGAAAGAGGAGAGGTCAGGGGCTGGGCAGTCACCCACACAAGGAATCCCTAAGAAAGAAGATGCCACAAAAGCAGGAAAGGGGA AGGTAATCATCCCTGAGCAGAAGCCAAGCAGGATAAAAGGGATCAAGATTGGGAGCAGAGAGAAGCGCAGCATCCTCCCGGAGTCGGGACAAGAG CAGCTGGTTGTTGAGGCTACTGAGGTGATCAACCCTCTCCTGGAGCCAGTGGAGCACCGAGCTGGGAAAGTTTTCATGCCTGGGAACAAGGTCCTTTTGCACCTCAACCTCCTCC GGAACCGCATCACAGAGGTGGGGCTGGAGGGCTTCCTCGCCACGATGCAGCACCAGGTGCAGTTCTCCAAGGCCAAGAGTGTGTCCAAGGGTCCAGTGGGGCTGCTGTGGCTGTCCCTGGCT aAAAATTGCTTCGCTCCACAATGTCCTGCATACGCCAAGCTCCAGGAACTGATGTTGCCAAGGGGCCCCATTAAGGTCAAGCTCAGGGAGGACGAGGCCATGGCGTTCTTCCCCTAG
- the LRRC71 gene encoding leucine-rich repeat-containing protein 71 isoform X14, with protein MSSEQSAPGSSLRAPRPGTQKSSGTVIKKGERAAKEKPATVLPPVGEEEPKNPEEYQCSGVLEIDFAELCMRSGYTDFPKVVNRPRPHPPFVPSTSLSEKVTPDPQLSGSCSLNSLETKYVFFRPTIQVELEQEDSKSVKEIYIRGWKVEERILGIFSKCLPPLTQLQAINLWKVGLTDKTLTTFIDLLHLCSSTLRKVSLEGNPLLEQSYHKLMASDSTIAHLSLRNNNIDDRGAQLLGQALSTLHSCNRTLVSLNLGFNHIGDEGAGYIADGLRLNRSLLWLSLAHNRIQDKGALKLAEVLRPFELTHTEVVERRRLLLEKGTQEHSRSPSSSRHGDSKTDREKSQTVGISNSALVDKTDKTQPMKTPKGLGKKKEKSWELTKKEERSGAGQSPTQGIPKKEDATKAGKGKVIIPEQKPSRIKGIKIGSREKRSILPESGQEQLVVEATEVINPLLEPVEHRAGKVFMPGNKGTASQRWGWRASSPRCSTRCSSPRPRVCPRVQWGCCGCPWLKIASLHNVLHTPSSRN; from the exons ATGTCGAGCGAGCAGAGCGCCCCAGGGTCCTCGCTGAGGGCCCCGCGTCCGGGGACCCAGAAGTCGTCTGGCACGGTGATCAAAAAGGGAGAGCGCGCGGCCAAAGAGAAGCCAGCGACCGTTCTGCCTCCCGTGGGCGAGGAGGAGCCCAAAAACCCTG AGGAGTACCAGTGCTCAGGGGTCCTCGAGATCGACTTCGCCGAGCTCTGCATGCGGTCGGGCTACACGGACTTCCCTAAAGTTGTCAACCGGCCCCGCCCTCACCCGCCTTTTGTCCCCTCCACCTCTTTGTCGGAAAAGGTCACCCCAG ACCCACAGCTGTCCGGGTCCTGCAGCCTTAACAGTCTGGAGACCAAATACGTGTTTTTCCGGCCCACCATCCAGGtggagctggagcaggaggacAGCAAGTCGGTGAAAGAAATCTACATCCGCG GTTGGAAGGTTGAGGAACGGATTCTGGGTATTTTCTCTAAATGCCTGCCCCCGCTCACCCAGCTACAGGCCATCAA CTTGTGGAAGGTGGGGTTGACTGATAAGACCCTGACCACCTTCATCGACCTCCTGCATCTCTGCTCATCCACACTCAG GAAGGTGTCTCTGGAGGGGAACCCACTTCTGGAGCAGTCCTATCACAAGCTCATGGCCTCGGACAGCAC GATCGCGCACTTGTCTCTGCGTAACAACAACATCGATGACCGCGGGGCGCAACTCCTGGGCCAGGCGCTGTCCACGCTGCACAGCTGCAACCGGACCCTTGTCTCGCTCAACCTGGGCTTTAACCACATTGGGGACGAGGGCGCGGGCTACATCGCCGAC GGACTCCGGCTGAACCGTTCCCTGCTCTGGCTGTCCCTGGCCCACAACCGCATCCAGGACAAGGGCGCCCTGAAGCTGGCGGAG GTCCTGCGACCCTTCGAGCTGACGCACACCGAGGTGGTGGAGCGCCGGCGCCTCCTGCTGGAGAAAGGGACGCAGGAGCACTCGCGATCG CCCTCCTCCTCGAGACATGGGGACTCCAAAACAGACCGTGAGAAGAGTCAGACGGTAGGGATCAGCAACAGCGCATTGGTGGACAAGACAGACAAGACGCAGCCAATGAAAACCCCTAAGGGCCTGggcaagaaaaaggagaaatcatGG GAATTGACCAAGAAAGAGGAGAGGTCAGGGGCTGGGCAGTCACCCACACAAGGAATCCCTAAGAAAGAAGATGCCACAAAAGCAGGAAAGGGGA AGGTAATCATCCCTGAGCAGAAGCCAAGCAGGATAAAAGGGATCAAGATTGGGAGCAGAGAGAAGCGCAGCATCCTCCCGGAGTCGGGACAAGAG CAGCTGGTTGTTGAGGCTACTGAGGTGATCAACCCTCTCCTGGAGCCAGTGGAGCACCGAGCTGGGAAAGTTTTCATGCCTGGGAACAAG GGAACCGCATCACAGAGGTGGGGCTGGAGGGCTTCCTCGCCACGATGCAGCACCAGGTGCAGTTCTCCAAGGCCAAGAGTGTGTCCAAGGGTCCAGTGGGGCTGCTGTGGCTGTCCCTGGCT aAAAATTGCTTCGCTCCACAATGTCCTGCATACGCCAAGCTCCAGGAACTGA
- the LRRC71 gene encoding leucine-rich repeat-containing protein 71 isoform X13 has protein sequence MYLKTSWYKSASFNITEQELAVSGIEVKTLGKGSARPASPRCYLLSVLVGPWGRNSKSCGKSIFWRGRQGSIESPTEEYQCSGVLEIDFAELCMRSGYTDFPKVVNRPRPHPPFVPSTSLSEKVTPEDPQLSGSCSLNSLETKYVFFRPTIQVELEQEDSKSVKEIYIRGWKVEERILGIFSKCLPPLTQLQAINLWKVGLTDKTLTTFIDLLHLCSSTLRKVSLEGNPLLEQSYHKLMASDSTIAHLSLRNNNIDDRGAQLLGQALSTLHSCNRTLVSLNLGFNHIGDEGAGYIADGLRLNRSLLWLSLAHNRIQDKGALKLAEVLRPFELTHTEVVERRRLLLEKGTQEHSRSPSSSRHGDSKTDREKSQTVGISNSALVDKTDKTQPMKTPKGLGKKKEKSWELTKKEERSGAGQSPTQGIPKKEDATKAGKGKVIIPEQKPSRIKGIKIGSREKRSILPESGQELVVEATEVINPLLEPVEHRAGKVFMPGNKGTASQRWGWRASSPRCSTRCSSPRPRVCPRVQWGCCGCPWLKIASLHNVLHTPSSRN, from the exons ATGTATCTGAAGACTTCTTGGTACAAGTCTGCCAGCTTCAACATTACTGAACAAGAACTTGCTGTCTCTGGAATCGAAGTAAAAACCTTGGGAAAAGGCTCTGCTCGCCCAGCATCCCCCAGGTGCTATCTCCTGTCAGTGCTGGTGGGTCCCTGGGGAAGGAATTCTAAGAGCTGTGGAAAGAGCATCTTCTGGAGGGGAAGACAAGGCAGCATAGAATCCCCTACAG AGGAGTACCAGTGCTCAGGGGTCCTCGAGATCGACTTCGCCGAGCTCTGCATGCGGTCGGGCTACACGGACTTCCCTAAAGTTGTCAACCGGCCCCGCCCTCACCCGCCTTTTGTCCCCTCCACCTCTTTGTCGGAAAAGGTCACCCCAG AAGACCCACAGCTGTCCGGGTCCTGCAGCCTTAACAGTCTGGAGACCAAATACGTGTTTTTCCGGCCCACCATCCAGGtggagctggagcaggaggacAGCAAGTCGGTGAAAGAAATCTACATCCGCG GTTGGAAGGTTGAGGAACGGATTCTGGGTATTTTCTCTAAATGCCTGCCCCCGCTCACCCAGCTACAGGCCATCAA CTTGTGGAAGGTGGGGTTGACTGATAAGACCCTGACCACCTTCATCGACCTCCTGCATCTCTGCTCATCCACACTCAG GAAGGTGTCTCTGGAGGGGAACCCACTTCTGGAGCAGTCCTATCACAAGCTCATGGCCTCGGACAGCAC GATCGCGCACTTGTCTCTGCGTAACAACAACATCGATGACCGCGGGGCGCAACTCCTGGGCCAGGCGCTGTCCACGCTGCACAGCTGCAACCGGACCCTTGTCTCGCTCAACCTGGGCTTTAACCACATTGGGGACGAGGGCGCGGGCTACATCGCCGAC GGACTCCGGCTGAACCGTTCCCTGCTCTGGCTGTCCCTGGCCCACAACCGCATCCAGGACAAGGGCGCCCTGAAGCTGGCGGAG GTCCTGCGACCCTTCGAGCTGACGCACACCGAGGTGGTGGAGCGCCGGCGCCTCCTGCTGGAGAAAGGGACGCAGGAGCACTCGCGATCG CCCTCCTCCTCGAGACATGGGGACTCCAAAACAGACCGTGAGAAGAGTCAGACGGTAGGGATCAGCAACAGCGCATTGGTGGACAAGACAGACAAGACGCAGCCAATGAAAACCCCTAAGGGCCTGggcaagaaaaaggagaaatcatGG GAATTGACCAAGAAAGAGGAGAGGTCAGGGGCTGGGCAGTCACCCACACAAGGAATCCCTAAGAAAGAAGATGCCACAAAAGCAGGAAAGGGGA AGGTAATCATCCCTGAGCAGAAGCCAAGCAGGATAAAAGGGATCAAGATTGGGAGCAGAGAGAAGCGCAGCATCCTCCCGGAGTCGGGACAAGAG CTGGTTGTTGAGGCTACTGAGGTGATCAACCCTCTCCTGGAGCCAGTGGAGCACCGAGCTGGGAAAGTTTTCATGCCTGGGAACAAG GGAACCGCATCACAGAGGTGGGGCTGGAGGGCTTCCTCGCCACGATGCAGCACCAGGTGCAGTTCTCCAAGGCCAAGAGTGTGTCCAAGGGTCCAGTGGGGCTGCTGTGGCTGTCCCTGGCT aAAAATTGCTTCGCTCCACAATGTCCTGCATACGCCAAGCTCCAGGAACTGA